From a single Larimichthys crocea isolate SSNF chromosome XIII, L_crocea_2.0, whole genome shotgun sequence genomic region:
- the ppp1r10 gene encoding serine/threonine-protein phosphatase 1 regulatory subunit 10 isoform X1 — MLWVELCSMERPFLFSMRKVLNMAGGPVDPREILKGVENLLGKDGELRSLEGVPKVFSLMKASTKMVSRCMYLNILLQTKSHDVLNRFIRVGGYRLLNSWLTYSKTTNNTPLLQLILLTLQKLPLKVDHLKQNNTAKLVKQLSKSADTEELRKLASVLVDGWMATIRSQSVSSSGSPAEKKKKKDESKVPVREVKEKSGDEEKKKEKPKAHAPSHAKIRSIGLEMDTPNPAPPKKTPAAPQLGDKYNIKPPLLKRPSSGPFDAPPLEKKYKPLNMPSNSAKEIKVKIIPAQPMECTGFLDALNSAPVPGIKIKKKKSGGGTPPNVKAVSPTSNKASPFDSKPSTYSSTTKPSSPESAASGAPADENMETEQPGTPVPSEDPEASDNGEKPNALAEPRGEEETLTKKGKKKKTVHWAEEEQLKHYFYFDLDETERVNVNKIKDFGEAAKRELMMDRQTFEMARRLSHDTMEERVPWTPPRPLMLTGSLVAAGANSTEKLTQRDREMGILQEIFLSKESVPDSPHEPDPEPYEPMPPRLIPLDEQDSSMMDDGYGEPMDTTSQQASAMAQNESSKLPPVLTNLMLNLGGNSRSPQATSTVNNPVAPTVNVQDLLSSIMGASGNQSTEDLIKQPDFSDKIKQLLGSLQQTQNQNQGGPPPVNQGLLGHGPGTNNMNNMNMHMQMPMNGGYPPNNPPGGPRFNHPPPPHNHGPPFNAGGPRMMGPPPGQGRGDGNYWGDDSMRGGPHRGGHFHRGGRGRGGGGDPGFRGRGRGGPRGGHNNMNDMSKRPVCRHFMMKGSCRYESNCAFYHPGVNGPPLPPNHPANNQHNQHPQHGH, encoded by the exons ATGCTCTGGGTGGAATTGTGTAGCATGGAGCGCCCCTTCCTGTTTAGCATGCGAAAAGTCCTCA ATATGGCAGGGGGACCAGTGGACCCCAGAGAGATTTTGAAGGGGGTGGAGAATCTCTTGGGAAAAGATGGAGAGCTCCGCAGCCTGGAGGGAGTCCCGAAAGTGTTTAG CCTCATGAAAGCTTCTACCAAGATGGTCAGTAGGTGTATGTACCTGAACATCCTGCTGCAGACGAAATCCCACGATGTTCTCAACAG GTTCATCAGAGTCGGTGGCTACAGGCTGCTCAACTCGTGGCTCACCTACTCCAAAACCACCAACAACACCCCGCTGCTGCAGCTCATCCTGCTCACGCTGCAGAAGCTGCCTCTCAAAGTGGACCACCTCAAACAG AACAACACAGCCAAGCTGGTGAAGCAGCTGAGCAAGAGCGCAGACACAGAAG aacTGAGGAAGTTAGCGTCCGTGCTCGTAGATGGGTGGATGGCTACAATCCGCTCGCAGAGCGTCTCGAGCAGTGGCTCTCCTGCAG aaaagaaaaagaagaaagacgagAGCAAGGTGCCAGTGCgggaggtgaaggagaagagtggagacgaggagaagaagaaggagaagccGAAAGCTCACGCACCGAGCCACGCGAAGATTCGTTCCATAG GACTGGAGATGGACACTCCAAACCCGGCCCCCCCTAAGAAGACGCCAGCTGCCCCACAGCTCGGCGACAAGTACAACATCAAGCCTCCACTCCTCAAGAGGCCGAG CTCTGGTCCGTTTGACGCTCCGCCTCTGGAGAAGAAGTACAAACCTCTAAACATGCCCTCTAACTCTGCCAAAGAGATCAAAGTCAAGATCATTCCAGCACAAC CGATGGAGTGCACAGGGTTCCTAGACGCTCTGAACTCTGCCCCAGTGCCCGGCATCAagatcaagaagaagaaatccgGCGGTGGTACTCCACCGAATGTCAAGGCGGTCTCCCCTACGTCTAACAAG GCGAGTCCGTTTGACAGCAAACCCTCTACGTATTCCTCAACTACTAAACCGTCGTCTCCAGAGTCTGCTGCTTCCGGCGCTCCTGCTGACGAAAACATGGAGACAGAGCAGCCTGGGACCCCCGTTCCCTCAGAGGACCCAGAGGCCTCTGACAACG GCGAGAAGCCCAACGCTCTGGCAGAACCACGTGGAGAGGAAGAAACCCTGACCAAGAagggcaagaagaagaagaccgtTCACTGGGCCGAGGAGGAGCAGCTCAAACACTACTTCTACTTTGATCTggacgagacagagagagtcaaCGTCAACAAGATTAAAGACTTCGGCGAGGCTGCCAAACGAGAGCTGATGATGGACAGGCAGACGTTTGAGATGGCCCGCCGCCTCTCCCACGACACCATGGAAGAGAGGGTACCGTGGACGCCCCCGAGGCCGCTGATGCTGACCGGCAGCCTGGTCGCAGCCGGGGCCAACAGCACCGAGAAACTGACCCAGAGAGACCGCGAGATGGGCATCCTGCAGGAGATCTTCCTCAGCAAAGAAAG tgTGCCTGACAGTCCACATGAACCAGACCCAGAGCCTTATGAGCCCATGCCTCCCCGTCTGATCCCTCTAGACGAG CAGGACTCTTCGATGATGGACGACGGCTACGGCGAGCCCATGGACACGACGTCGCAGCAGGCTTCTGCCATGGCCCAGAACGAGAGCTCCAAGCTGCCGCCCGTCCTGACCAACCTCATGCTCAACCTGGGCGGCAACTCCCGCAGCCCGCAGGCCACAAGCACCGTCAACAACCCGGTGGCTCCCACGGTCAACGTGCAGGATCTGCTCTCGTCCATCATG gGTGCTTCTGGTAACCAGTCCACTGAAGACCTGATCAAGCAGCCAGACTTCTCGGACAAGATCAAACAGCTACTGGGCTCCCTGcagcagacccagaaccagaaccaaggCGGACCTCCACCAG TGAACCAGGGTTTGCTGGGCCACGGTCCAGGCACcaacaacatgaacaacatgaacatgcacatgcagaTGCCCATGAACGGCGGCTACCCGCCCAACAACCCGCCCGGCGGACCTCGCTTCAACCACCCACCGCCCCCTCACAACCACGGACCACCTTTCAACGCCGGCGGCCCGCGCATGATGGGGCCGCCGCCGGGCCAGGGCCGAGGAGACGGCAACTACTGGGGAGACGACTCCATGAGAGGAGGGCCCCACCGGGGAGGCCACTTCCACCGAGGAGGACGGGgccggggaggaggaggagatccgGGCTTTAGGGGCAGAGGACGAGGAGGGCCAAGAGGAGGACACAACAACATGAACG ACATGTCCAAGAGGCCGGTGTGTCGTCACTTCATGATGAAGGGAAGCTGCAGGTACGAGAGCAACTGTGCCTTCTACCACCCCGGGGTAAACGGGCCGCCGCTGCCCCCCAACCACCCCGCCAACAACCAACACAACCAGCACCCACAGCACGGACACTAG
- the ppp1r10 gene encoding serine/threonine-protein phosphatase 1 regulatory subunit 10 isoform X3, with amino-acid sequence MAGGPVDPREILKGVENLLGKDGELRSLEGVPKVFSLMKASTKMVSRCMYLNILLQTKSHDVLNRFIRVGGYRLLNSWLTYSKTTNNTPLLQLILLTLQKLPLKVDHLKQNNTAKLVKQLSKSADTEELRKLASVLVDGWMATIRSQSVSSSGSPAEKKKKKDESKVPVREVKEKSGDEEKKKEKPKAHAPSHAKIRSIGLEMDTPNPAPPKKTPAAPQLGDKYNIKPPLLKRPSSGPFDAPPLEKKYKPLNMPSNSAKEIKVKIIPAQPMECTGFLDALNSAPVPGIKIKKKKSGGGTPPNVKAVSPTSNKASPFDSKPSTYSSTTKPSSPESAASGAPADENMETEQPGTPVPSEDPEASDNGEKPNALAEPRGEEETLTKKGKKKKTVHWAEEEQLKHYFYFDLDETERVNVNKIKDFGEAAKRELMMDRQTFEMARRLSHDTMEERVPWTPPRPLMLTGSLVAAGANSTEKLTQRDREMGILQEIFLSKESVPDSPHEPDPEPYEPMPPRLIPLDEQDSSMMDDGYGEPMDTTSQQASAMAQNESSKLPPVLTNLMLNLGGNSRSPQATSTVNNPVAPTVNVQDLLSSIMGASGNQSTEDLIKQPDFSDKIKQLLGSLQQTQNQNQGGPPPVNQGLLGHGPGTNNMNNMNMHMQMPMNGGYPPNNPPGGPRFNHPPPPHNHGPPFNAGGPRMMGPPPGQGRGDGNYWGDDSMRGGPHRGGHFHRGGRGRGGGGDPGFRGRGRGGPRGGHNNMNDMSKRPVCRHFMMKGSCRYESNCAFYHPGVNGPPLPPNHPANNQHNQHPQHGH; translated from the exons ATGGCAGGGGGACCAGTGGACCCCAGAGAGATTTTGAAGGGGGTGGAGAATCTCTTGGGAAAAGATGGAGAGCTCCGCAGCCTGGAGGGAGTCCCGAAAGTGTTTAG CCTCATGAAAGCTTCTACCAAGATGGTCAGTAGGTGTATGTACCTGAACATCCTGCTGCAGACGAAATCCCACGATGTTCTCAACAG GTTCATCAGAGTCGGTGGCTACAGGCTGCTCAACTCGTGGCTCACCTACTCCAAAACCACCAACAACACCCCGCTGCTGCAGCTCATCCTGCTCACGCTGCAGAAGCTGCCTCTCAAAGTGGACCACCTCAAACAG AACAACACAGCCAAGCTGGTGAAGCAGCTGAGCAAGAGCGCAGACACAGAAG aacTGAGGAAGTTAGCGTCCGTGCTCGTAGATGGGTGGATGGCTACAATCCGCTCGCAGAGCGTCTCGAGCAGTGGCTCTCCTGCAG aaaagaaaaagaagaaagacgagAGCAAGGTGCCAGTGCgggaggtgaaggagaagagtggagacgaggagaagaagaaggagaagccGAAAGCTCACGCACCGAGCCACGCGAAGATTCGTTCCATAG GACTGGAGATGGACACTCCAAACCCGGCCCCCCCTAAGAAGACGCCAGCTGCCCCACAGCTCGGCGACAAGTACAACATCAAGCCTCCACTCCTCAAGAGGCCGAG CTCTGGTCCGTTTGACGCTCCGCCTCTGGAGAAGAAGTACAAACCTCTAAACATGCCCTCTAACTCTGCCAAAGAGATCAAAGTCAAGATCATTCCAGCACAAC CGATGGAGTGCACAGGGTTCCTAGACGCTCTGAACTCTGCCCCAGTGCCCGGCATCAagatcaagaagaagaaatccgGCGGTGGTACTCCACCGAATGTCAAGGCGGTCTCCCCTACGTCTAACAAG GCGAGTCCGTTTGACAGCAAACCCTCTACGTATTCCTCAACTACTAAACCGTCGTCTCCAGAGTCTGCTGCTTCCGGCGCTCCTGCTGACGAAAACATGGAGACAGAGCAGCCTGGGACCCCCGTTCCCTCAGAGGACCCAGAGGCCTCTGACAACG GCGAGAAGCCCAACGCTCTGGCAGAACCACGTGGAGAGGAAGAAACCCTGACCAAGAagggcaagaagaagaagaccgtTCACTGGGCCGAGGAGGAGCAGCTCAAACACTACTTCTACTTTGATCTggacgagacagagagagtcaaCGTCAACAAGATTAAAGACTTCGGCGAGGCTGCCAAACGAGAGCTGATGATGGACAGGCAGACGTTTGAGATGGCCCGCCGCCTCTCCCACGACACCATGGAAGAGAGGGTACCGTGGACGCCCCCGAGGCCGCTGATGCTGACCGGCAGCCTGGTCGCAGCCGGGGCCAACAGCACCGAGAAACTGACCCAGAGAGACCGCGAGATGGGCATCCTGCAGGAGATCTTCCTCAGCAAAGAAAG tgTGCCTGACAGTCCACATGAACCAGACCCAGAGCCTTATGAGCCCATGCCTCCCCGTCTGATCCCTCTAGACGAG CAGGACTCTTCGATGATGGACGACGGCTACGGCGAGCCCATGGACACGACGTCGCAGCAGGCTTCTGCCATGGCCCAGAACGAGAGCTCCAAGCTGCCGCCCGTCCTGACCAACCTCATGCTCAACCTGGGCGGCAACTCCCGCAGCCCGCAGGCCACAAGCACCGTCAACAACCCGGTGGCTCCCACGGTCAACGTGCAGGATCTGCTCTCGTCCATCATG gGTGCTTCTGGTAACCAGTCCACTGAAGACCTGATCAAGCAGCCAGACTTCTCGGACAAGATCAAACAGCTACTGGGCTCCCTGcagcagacccagaaccagaaccaaggCGGACCTCCACCAG TGAACCAGGGTTTGCTGGGCCACGGTCCAGGCACcaacaacatgaacaacatgaacatgcacatgcagaTGCCCATGAACGGCGGCTACCCGCCCAACAACCCGCCCGGCGGACCTCGCTTCAACCACCCACCGCCCCCTCACAACCACGGACCACCTTTCAACGCCGGCGGCCCGCGCATGATGGGGCCGCCGCCGGGCCAGGGCCGAGGAGACGGCAACTACTGGGGAGACGACTCCATGAGAGGAGGGCCCCACCGGGGAGGCCACTTCCACCGAGGAGGACGGGgccggggaggaggaggagatccgGGCTTTAGGGGCAGAGGACGAGGAGGGCCAAGAGGAGGACACAACAACATGAACG ACATGTCCAAGAGGCCGGTGTGTCGTCACTTCATGATGAAGGGAAGCTGCAGGTACGAGAGCAACTGTGCCTTCTACCACCCCGGGGTAAACGGGCCGCCGCTGCCCCCCAACCACCCCGCCAACAACCAACACAACCAGCACCCACAGCACGGACACTAG
- the LOC109136969 gene encoding putative nuclease HARBI1 yields MACPFDHDPVDEGAAILRRELHICRQRVLRPRIDISALPDNFLFERYRFTSQSIIYIHNLIRPHISNITSRSHALTSQQILCVALRFFANGSFLYNIGDAEHLSKATVCRAIRRVCLALKRLLPIFVVFPGHKPVRAIKEEFHRIAGFPNVIGCIDGTHIPITAPSHNEADYVNRKSIHSINVQIICDAAHIISNVEAPSTCQLCRMAERSETRFVLITFEFKAPPQIKT; encoded by the exons ATGGCGTGTCCTTTTGATCACGATCCTGTGGACGAAGGTGCAGCAATCCTGCGCAGGGAATTACATATCTGTCGGCAGAGAGTACTCAGACCACGCATAGATATTTCAGCCCTCCCggacaattttctttttgagcGGTACCGTTTTACTTCACAGTCTataatttacatacacaacCTCATCCGTCcgcacatttcaaacatcacgAGTCGCAGTCATGCGCTCACATCgcagcagattttgtgtgtggcgCTGCGTTTTTTTGCCAATGGCAGTTTCTTGTATAACATCGGAGATGCTGAGCACTTGAGTAAGGCAACTGTATGCAGGGCCATCAGAAGAGTCTGCCTCGCCCTGAAAAGACTTTTACCTATATTTGTTGTCTTCCCTGGACACAAACCTGTCAGGGCCATTAAGGAAGAGTTCCACAGGATCGCAG gatttcccaatgtgattggctgcataGATGGTACGCACATTCCCATCACGGCTCCCTCACATAATGAGGCTGATTATGTGAATAGGAAGTCCATTCACAGCATTAATGTGCAG ATCATATGTGATGCTGCACACATAATCTCCAATGTGGAGGCCCCGTCCACCTGCCAGCTATGCAGGATGGCCGAGCGGTCAGAGACACGATTTGTACTAATCACTTTTGAGTTTAAAGCaccaccacaaataaaaacatga
- the agr2 gene encoding anterior gradient protein 2 homolog: protein MIKAALSVLLVLVAISSAFGKYIPKTGKRIPQTLSRGWGDQLIWAQTYEEGLYWSRSKNKPLMVIFHLPDCPHSQSLKKAMADDVEIQRTLDEEFIVLNLMYETTDKHLSPDGQYVPRILFVDPSMTVRADISGRYSNRLYAYEPTDLKLLVTNMKKAKKLLKSEL, encoded by the exons ATGATCAAAGCAGCGTTGTCGGTACTCTTGGTCCTGGTGGCCATCTCCTCCGCCTTCGGGAAATACATCCCAAAGACTGGCAAGAGGATCCCTCAGACTCTGTCCAGAG GTTGGGGTGATCAGCTGATCTGGGCTCAGACTTACGAGGAGGGTCTCTACTGGTCCAGGTCAAA aaaCAAGCCTCTGATGGTCATCTTTCACCTTCCGGACTGCCCACACAGCCAGT CACTGAAGAAGGCAATGGCCGATGACGTCGAGATCCAGAGGACTCTCGATGAGGAATTCATTGTCCTCAATCTGATG TATGAAACCACAGACAAACATCTGTCTCCTGACGGGCAGTATGTTCCCAGGATCCTTTTTGTCG ACCCTTCAATGACCGTGAGGGCCGACATCAGCGGTCGTTACTCCAACCGCCTGTATGCCTATGAACCGACTGACCTCAAGCTCT TGGTCACCAACATGAAGAAAGCCAAGAAGCTCCTGAAGTCTGAGCTGTGA
- the ppp1r10 gene encoding serine/threonine-protein phosphatase 1 regulatory subunit 10 isoform X2: protein MLWVELCSMERPFLFSMRKVLNMAGGPVDPREILKGVENLLGKDGELRSLEGVPKVFSLMKASTKMVSRCMYLNILLQTKSHDVLNRFIRVGGYRLLNSWLTYSKTTNNTPLLQLILLTLQKLPLKVDHLKQNNTAKLVKQLSKSADTEELRKLASVLVDGWMATIRSQSVSSSGSPAEKKKKKDESKVPVREVKEKSGDEEKKKEKPKAHAPSHAKIRSIGLEMDTPNPAPPKKTPAAPQLGDKYNIKPPLLKRPSSGPFDAPPLEKKYKPLNMPSNSAKEIKVKIIPAQPMECTGFLDALNSAPVPGIKIKKKKSGGGTPPNVKAVSPTSNKASPFDSKPSTYSSTTKPSSPESAASGAPADENMETEQPGTPVPSEDPEASDNGEKPNALAEPRGEEETLTKKGKKKKTVHWAEEEQLKHYFYFDLDETERVNVNKIKDFGEAAKRELMMDRQTFEMARRLSHDTMEERVPWTPPRPLMLTGSLVAAGANSTEKLTQRDREMGILQEIFLSKESVPDSPHEPDPEPYEPMPPRLIPLDEDSSMMDDGYGEPMDTTSQQASAMAQNESSKLPPVLTNLMLNLGGNSRSPQATSTVNNPVAPTVNVQDLLSSIMGASGNQSTEDLIKQPDFSDKIKQLLGSLQQTQNQNQGGPPPVNQGLLGHGPGTNNMNNMNMHMQMPMNGGYPPNNPPGGPRFNHPPPPHNHGPPFNAGGPRMMGPPPGQGRGDGNYWGDDSMRGGPHRGGHFHRGGRGRGGGGDPGFRGRGRGGPRGGHNNMNDMSKRPVCRHFMMKGSCRYESNCAFYHPGVNGPPLPPNHPANNQHNQHPQHGH from the exons ATGCTCTGGGTGGAATTGTGTAGCATGGAGCGCCCCTTCCTGTTTAGCATGCGAAAAGTCCTCA ATATGGCAGGGGGACCAGTGGACCCCAGAGAGATTTTGAAGGGGGTGGAGAATCTCTTGGGAAAAGATGGAGAGCTCCGCAGCCTGGAGGGAGTCCCGAAAGTGTTTAG CCTCATGAAAGCTTCTACCAAGATGGTCAGTAGGTGTATGTACCTGAACATCCTGCTGCAGACGAAATCCCACGATGTTCTCAACAG GTTCATCAGAGTCGGTGGCTACAGGCTGCTCAACTCGTGGCTCACCTACTCCAAAACCACCAACAACACCCCGCTGCTGCAGCTCATCCTGCTCACGCTGCAGAAGCTGCCTCTCAAAGTGGACCACCTCAAACAG AACAACACAGCCAAGCTGGTGAAGCAGCTGAGCAAGAGCGCAGACACAGAAG aacTGAGGAAGTTAGCGTCCGTGCTCGTAGATGGGTGGATGGCTACAATCCGCTCGCAGAGCGTCTCGAGCAGTGGCTCTCCTGCAG aaaagaaaaagaagaaagacgagAGCAAGGTGCCAGTGCgggaggtgaaggagaagagtggagacgaggagaagaagaaggagaagccGAAAGCTCACGCACCGAGCCACGCGAAGATTCGTTCCATAG GACTGGAGATGGACACTCCAAACCCGGCCCCCCCTAAGAAGACGCCAGCTGCCCCACAGCTCGGCGACAAGTACAACATCAAGCCTCCACTCCTCAAGAGGCCGAG CTCTGGTCCGTTTGACGCTCCGCCTCTGGAGAAGAAGTACAAACCTCTAAACATGCCCTCTAACTCTGCCAAAGAGATCAAAGTCAAGATCATTCCAGCACAAC CGATGGAGTGCACAGGGTTCCTAGACGCTCTGAACTCTGCCCCAGTGCCCGGCATCAagatcaagaagaagaaatccgGCGGTGGTACTCCACCGAATGTCAAGGCGGTCTCCCCTACGTCTAACAAG GCGAGTCCGTTTGACAGCAAACCCTCTACGTATTCCTCAACTACTAAACCGTCGTCTCCAGAGTCTGCTGCTTCCGGCGCTCCTGCTGACGAAAACATGGAGACAGAGCAGCCTGGGACCCCCGTTCCCTCAGAGGACCCAGAGGCCTCTGACAACG GCGAGAAGCCCAACGCTCTGGCAGAACCACGTGGAGAGGAAGAAACCCTGACCAAGAagggcaagaagaagaagaccgtTCACTGGGCCGAGGAGGAGCAGCTCAAACACTACTTCTACTTTGATCTggacgagacagagagagtcaaCGTCAACAAGATTAAAGACTTCGGCGAGGCTGCCAAACGAGAGCTGATGATGGACAGGCAGACGTTTGAGATGGCCCGCCGCCTCTCCCACGACACCATGGAAGAGAGGGTACCGTGGACGCCCCCGAGGCCGCTGATGCTGACCGGCAGCCTGGTCGCAGCCGGGGCCAACAGCACCGAGAAACTGACCCAGAGAGACCGCGAGATGGGCATCCTGCAGGAGATCTTCCTCAGCAAAGAAAG tgTGCCTGACAGTCCACATGAACCAGACCCAGAGCCTTATGAGCCCATGCCTCCCCGTCTGATCCCTCTAGACGAG GACTCTTCGATGATGGACGACGGCTACGGCGAGCCCATGGACACGACGTCGCAGCAGGCTTCTGCCATGGCCCAGAACGAGAGCTCCAAGCTGCCGCCCGTCCTGACCAACCTCATGCTCAACCTGGGCGGCAACTCCCGCAGCCCGCAGGCCACAAGCACCGTCAACAACCCGGTGGCTCCCACGGTCAACGTGCAGGATCTGCTCTCGTCCATCATG gGTGCTTCTGGTAACCAGTCCACTGAAGACCTGATCAAGCAGCCAGACTTCTCGGACAAGATCAAACAGCTACTGGGCTCCCTGcagcagacccagaaccagaaccaaggCGGACCTCCACCAG TGAACCAGGGTTTGCTGGGCCACGGTCCAGGCACcaacaacatgaacaacatgaacatgcacatgcagaTGCCCATGAACGGCGGCTACCCGCCCAACAACCCGCCCGGCGGACCTCGCTTCAACCACCCACCGCCCCCTCACAACCACGGACCACCTTTCAACGCCGGCGGCCCGCGCATGATGGGGCCGCCGCCGGGCCAGGGCCGAGGAGACGGCAACTACTGGGGAGACGACTCCATGAGAGGAGGGCCCCACCGGGGAGGCCACTTCCACCGAGGAGGACGGGgccggggaggaggaggagatccgGGCTTTAGGGGCAGAGGACGAGGAGGGCCAAGAGGAGGACACAACAACATGAACG ACATGTCCAAGAGGCCGGTGTGTCGTCACTTCATGATGAAGGGAAGCTGCAGGTACGAGAGCAACTGTGCCTTCTACCACCCCGGGGTAAACGGGCCGCCGCTGCCCCCCAACCACCCCGCCAACAACCAACACAACCAGCACCCACAGCACGGACACTAG